The Levilactobacillus namurensis genomic interval TGGTAGAATCGCGACCCAAGGGTGTGCAACCAGCCCGAGGCTTCTGAGGAAATTGACCCAGTCGTAGGGAACCAGCCCAGTACGTAGCCGAAAATCCAGATACCGATGACCAAAATCACGAAGAACGGGATACAGTAGGTCACGTAGGTGTAGACCCGAATTACGGTGTCGGGGATTTTACCTTCGTGGCGGCCGGCGAAGACCCCCATAGGCAGGGCCAGTGCGTAGGTCAGAATCATGGTGAAGAGTGCTAGCCACAGGGTATTTTGCGCCCGGCCCCCAATTAGACGGGTGACGGGTTCTTGGTATTGGTAGCTGTTACCCAGGTTCCCGTGGAACAGGTGAACAACCCAGTTCCAGTACTGTTGGTACCAGGGGTCATAAAGGCCGTTGATTTTCATTAGGTGTTTGATCTGCGCAGGGTCGGACTTGGGGTTGATTGACCCGGTGAACGGGTCCCCAGGCATCGCCTTAGCCAGTAAGAAGACCAAGATACTTAAGATGATGACTTCGGGAATCATGATCAAAATCCGGCGAAGAATCGTTTTCCACATTAGGCCTGCACCTCACTTTCCTGTTGGGCGAGTTGATGAGCGACGGCTTCGGGCAGAGCGACCTGGTGGGTCGGGCTGACCGCGACTAAGGGATAGGCTTTACCGTCGGGGTCGTAGTACTTACTTTGTTGTTCCCGGTAGACTTCTTCGACCGCCAGACGAGAGGCCCGGTGGGCGGCTCGCTGGTTGACGTTGGTCTCGGGGATGGCCGCTAACAACCGCTTGGTGTAGATGTGGAGCGGGTGGTTGTAGATGTCATCTCGGGTCCCAATCTCGACTAACCGGCCCCGGTTCATGATGGCAATGTTGTTGCACATGTGCCGGACGACCCCTAAGTCGTGGGAAATAAATAAGTAGGAAATGCCGAATTCCCGTTGAATCTTCTTCATGAAGTTCAGGACTTGGGCTTGAAC includes:
- a CDS encoding ABC transporter permease translates to MWKTILRRILIMIPEVIILSILVFLLAKAMPGDPFTGSINPKSDPAQIKHLMKINGLYDPWYQQYWNWVVHLFHGNLGNSYQYQEPVTRLIGGRAQNTLWLALFTMILTYALALPMGVFAGRHEGKIPDTVIRVYTYVTYCIPFFVILVIGIWIFGYVLGWFPTTGSISSEASGWLHTLGSRFYHVLLPAILGALFGTVNIVQYLRSEVIDAKRSDYVRTARAKGVPSKDIYRHHIFRNSLLPIAAFAGYSITGLLNGSIFTETVFSYPGMGLLFVNSISYRDYTVITALVLIYGILNLLGTLLSDIILSVVDPRIRIE